In Flavobacterium enshiense, the genomic stretch GCCGGGAATACACCAGCACAGAAAACAACGACATGATAATTAACAATGTATTTTTTTTCATAACAATAATAAAACAGTTTTTTGTTTGTATAATTTCCAAATTTATATTAAAATTATTGGCATATTCATCCTAAATAATCATATTCACAAAATATTATGTATTTGTTAATTTTAGTTAACTTTTCGTTTATTTATAAAAAAAACAGAAAAATCTGTGTTTAATTACTAATAATTAAGAAAGAAACGAAATATTTAATATGATTAATAATCCAAATCCTATGTTTTCCTTTCAAAAAAAGAAATAGACAAATCTCATTTATCTTATGAAGTTTTGGACTGGCAAAGAAAGTGTGAACAAAAAACGTGTAAACAAAAAAAGCGCTTAATGAGGGCGCTTTTTCAATCATTTTACAAGATTGGCTATTTCTTCACAATCATGAACTCAGAACGTCTGTTTTTAACATGTTCCTCGTCTGTACATTGGTCACATTGTACTTTCGGCCCGCTCTACCTGATCCTTTGCCGGAGATGCGGTCTTTAGCAATTCCTTTCGGAATCATGTACTGCACCGTAGCTTTGGCACGACGATCGCACAAGTTCATGTTTAACTGATCCGTTCCGCGGTTGACCGTGTGCGATTAACCATAATCACCATGTTCGGGCTGTTTTTCATTACCTGAAACAATTTGTCTAACTCAAATATACCTTGCTTGGTGATGTTACTCTTGTTGTATTTAAAGAAGATATCGTTTAAGATACCTCTGTTTCCCTTACGATAACATCGATTGGATCCAATTCCGCCACAATAGGCATTTCACCGCCTTTGGATTTGACTAAAACCGAGGAATGGAATTAACAACATAAAATCAAAATGTAATTATACTCATAACATTTTGTGGCTATTTTGCAAAATAGCTTATTGTTACATTAATTACTTATTTTTGCAGTTCAATTCAGAAATATGCTAGAAAAAGTAACACATAACTTTGAGAAAACTGTCATCGTAGGGATTGTCACGCAACAGCAAAACGAAGACAAACTCAACGAATACCTGGACGAATTGGAATTTCTTACCTTCACCGCCGGCGGAGAGGTAGTTAAACGATTTTCTCAGAAAATGGACAAACCCAACCCAAAAACTTTTGTAGGGACAGGGAAAATGGAAGAAATCAATCTATATATAAAGGAGAATGATGTCGCCACGGTAATTTTTGATGATGAGCTTACTCCCGCACAACAAAAGAACATCACCAAAATTCTAGATTGTAAAGTACTGGACCGAACCAACCTCATCCTTGACATATTTGCGCAGCGTGCAGAAACATCGTATGCGCGAACCCAGGTAGAATTAGCTCAATGTCAATATTTACTACCCCGACTATCCGGTATGTGGACGCACTTGGAACGTCAGCGAGGAGGTATCGGTATGCGTGGTCCCGGGGAAACTGAGATAGAAACCGACCGTCGAATTGTCCGCGACCGTATTGCCTTGCTGAAAGAGAAAATTAAAACCATCGACAAGCAGATGTCGGTGCAGAGAAGCAACCGTGGCGCCATGGTTCGAGTGGCTTTAGTGGGTTACACCAATGTAGGAAAATCTACTTTAATGAATGCAGTAGGGAAAAGCGATGTTTTTGTGGAAAACAAACTCTTCGCAACCCTAGACACGACCGTGCGCAAGGTGGTAATAAAAAACCTTCCTTTTTTATTGTCTGATACGGTTGGATTCATACGTAAATTACCTACTCAGCTGGTAGAATCATTCAAAAGTACCTTAGATGAAGTACGCGAAGCAGATTTGCTATTACATGTGGTAGACATTTCGCATGCTGATTTTGAGGATCATATTACTTCGGTAAATCAGATTTTACAGGATATTAAAAGCGCTGACAAGCCAACCATCATGGTTTTCAACAAAATTGACTCCTATAAGCACCTGACGATTGCTGAAGACGATCTGATAACCGAAAAAACAACAAAACACTACACTCTTGAGGAATGGAAAAACACCTGGATGTCTAAAGTCGGAGAAGACCACGCTTTATTCATATCTGCCAAGAAAAAAGAGAATTTTGAAGAGTTCCGTGAAAAAGCATATGAAGCAGTGAGGGAAATTCATATCACCCGCTTCCCTTACAACAAATTCCTTTATCCCGATTATAAGGATGCTATTGAAAAAGAAGACGAATAAAAAAATCCCATCGATATCGATGGGATTTTTTTATCTAAAAGCCAAAGTTTACAGCTAGACCAAAAACCTGACGGGTCTGAAATCCACGAAAAGCATTATCATCATAAATGGTCTGGAAGGCAAAATTAGTTGTCAAGTACTTATTTATTTTCATGACTACATTCATCTGGTAATCCAGATCAACATTCTGGGTATCTTCCAGATAATTTGAGTACAAGCTCAGAATGTTTTCAATTGAAACATTGGCCATGATAATAATCTTATAATAACCCGCGACATAAGCTCCTAATTCATATCGCATGCTTTCCCCTTCTTTTACACCGAAATAAGCCTCATTGGGCAATGTGTGCCCACTGTCAACAAATGTAAACTTAGAGGTAAGCGGAGCAATGTTAAACCTTATGTTGTCATTCTTTTTCCAAAGCATTCCGGGTCCGAAAGTAAGATATCCCGGAGAAAGGAAATCGGAGTATTCGGTTCTGATTTCAGTACCGTTAGCATCTTTATCATAAATGTAGCCCACTGTAAATTGTGTCTTGAAGTTGGCAAAGAAAGAATACGACCAATAACCCTTTGCTTTTTTACCTAAGAGAGAATATAATTCCAGTCGGTCATCAGTTTTCTTTTCAAAAGCGGAATTTGCGGTTTTCACCAGTCCATAGGCTGCAATTATCTTATTGTCCCAGGTCCAATCGTCTTTTTTATAATTAAAATCGTAATTAACACCCAGATTTCCGGCAAAACTGTCTTCACCTCCGGAAACCCAATGGTTAAAACTAGACTGATTGAAAAGCAAGGAAGCGTTTCCCTTTGTCATCCAGTTTTTCGTGGTGTCCTGAACGATAACTTCCTGGGCAGAACTGCTAATTATTCCTATAAAACATAACAAAAGTGTAATCCTTTTTTTCATAATCAGTTCTTTTTTTGCTATTACTAAAATAGCAAAAATCCTGTAAAATTCAGAAAAAAAGTACTTTTCGCTGACTACTTTATTTTTTCTTGTAAAGCGGAACAGAAGAGCAGGCTTCTCCAAACATGATACTCTTGGCAAATAGCATCAATTTTTGCACCGCCAATACGTATACTTCCTGAGGGACAGGTTTATTGGAACATCCTTTCAGTATTAAGGGTTTTCCCTGAAAAGGAGCATAATCAAGCGACTCAAGCGTTTCTTGGTACACTGTCAGTAACAGTTCTTTCTTGGTTCCGTTAACTACTTTTAAAGCAAACGGCTGCAAAAAAACAGCAACCAAAGAATAAGCCCACGCGGGCAGAATAGCTTCTTCGGAACAATACAAAGCAACATAAACATCTTTATATTGTGACCAATCGTGGTTTTTTAGATGGTCACGAAATTCGGTTTCCTTCAGAATAAATCCACCAAAAAGCCATTGTGAAACGTCCAATTCAACAATAGGGTGCTTCGGGAAATAATCTTCCAGATCAAAAACCTGTAATGCGCTGTTAGCGACTCTGTTTACAATTTCGTCCATTGTGTAATTTCAGTTGCAGTTTACAGTCGCAGCAACAGAAAAACTAACTACTGCGACTAAAAACTGTTTGCAAATTATAACATTCCTAATTCCAATTTCGCTTCTTCACTCATCAAATCCTTGCTCCAAGGCGGATCGAAAGTGATTTCCACTTCACATGATTTTACAGCATCTATGGATTTTATTTTCTCTTCTACTTCCATTGGCAAAGTCTCAGCTACCGGACAGTTTGGAGATGTTAAAGTCATAAGGATTTTTACTTCATTGTCTTCATTGATCATTACGTCGTAAATCAATCCTAATTCGTAAATATCCACAGGGATTTCCGGGTCGTAAATGCCTTTTAATACTTTTACAACATCCTCTCCTAAATTGATTGTATCGTTAAATTCTTCCATTTTTATTTCATTGCGAGTTCGCAAAGCTATTTCTGTTAATTAATTCTTAGCCTGAAAGGCCAAAGCATACATTTTAATTTGTTTTATCATCGACACCAGTCCGTTGGCACGGGTAGGCGACAAATGCTCTTTTAATCCGATTTCGTCGATAAAAGCCGTATCTGCGTCCAAAATCGATTTCGGCGACTGATTCGAAAAGGCGCGCACTAAAATAGCGATGATTCCTTTGGTGATGATCGCATCACTATCCGCTGTAAATATGATATTCCCGTTTTTTTCTTCGGCGTGAACCCATACTTTAGACTGGCACCCTTTTATTGTATTCTCATCCGTCTTGAATTGTTCATCAATCAACGGAAGATCTTTTCCTAAGTCAATGACATATTGAAAACGTTCATCCCAATCATCAAACATGGAGAACTCGTCAATAATCTCATTCTGTATTTCCTTAATTGTCATTTTATTGTGTCTTTTTGGCCAAAGCAACTATCTTATTTACTAATTTTTCAATTTCTGCAGGCGGATAACCATGATCGAAACCTTGCGTTTCATATCGGTTGCTGTCTACCAGAAACGCGATGTTGGCATGTGCTGCCCCATCATAAAAACGTTTTTCCGTTGGCCATTTTAAATCTTTCACCGTTTGGAGATTTACAACTTTTGCAAGTTTCTCTATCTCTTTCCAGTCGGCATCGCTTACCGGAGTTGCAGGAAGTGACTTTTTATTTTCATCCCTATTTGTTGAGATGTATAATTTATGATCCTCAGCTCTTATAAAAAGAAAAAAACCTCTTGAATTCGCTTCGTATTCGATAACCGGCATTACATTTTGCTGATCCGCTGTTTTCATTTCAGTCGCATTCGATTGTTCGGCAGCCTTTTTTTGACAGTTGCAGCTTGCGAAAGTCAGTGTCAGGGCCACTAAAAGAGTGATTCTTTTCATAGTTTACAGGTTTTAAGATAACATTCGCTGCGCTTTTTTAACCGCTTCCACAAAGATATCAATTTCTTCTTTGGTATTGTAGAACGCAAAACTGGCTCGTATCGTACCCGGAATATTGAAGTAATTCATAATCGGCTGTGTACAATGATGGCCGGTTCGCACCGCTATACCTAATTTATCTATAATCGTGCCTATGTCATAAGGATGAATCCCTTCGATGTTGAACGAAATTACGGAAGCCTTGTTTTCACCGGTTCCATAGATTTTCAACCCTTCGATCTCCATCAGGCGTTTCGTGCCGTACTCCAATAATTCTTGTTCGTATTTTGCAATATTACCAAAACCGATATCATTCAGATAATCGATTGCTTTTCCTAATACAATTCCACCCACAATATTAGGTGTTCCCGCTTCGAATTTATGTGGTAAGTCGGCATAAGTAGTTTTCTCGAAAGTAACTTCTTTAATCATTTCACCTCCACCCTGATAAGGCGGCAATTGGTTCAGCCAACTTTCTTTTCCGTACAAAATCCCTACTCCGGTTGGTCCGCATACTTTATGCCCTGAAAACACGTAGAAATCACAATCCAACTCCTGTACATCGGGACGCAAATGCGGTGTAGCCTGTGCGCCGTCAATTAAAACAGCGGCACCAACGCCGTGCGCTTTATCGATAATATATTTAATAGGGTTCACCGTTCCCAATGCGTTGGAAATGTGGTTAACCGCTACAATTTTAGTCTTCTCAGAAAGTAATTTGTCGAATTCGGAAATAATCAATTCTCCTTTGTCATCCATTGGGATTACAACAAGCTTCGCTCCGGTTCTTTCGCACAAAAACTGCCACGGCACAATGTTGCTGTGGTGCTCTAAAGCGGAAACCATTACCTCATCCCCTGCTTTTACAATCGATGCAAAACCATTCGCTACCAGGTTGATCCCTTGGGTCGTTCCTGAAGTAAAGATGATTTCGTGATTGTGTTTCGCGTTCAGGTGTGCCTGGATTGTATTTCTGGAAACTTCATAGGCATCCGTTGCGAGCTGACTCAACGTATGCACACCGCGATGGATGTTGGCATTGATCTCGCTGTAATATTGGGAAATCGCATCGATGACCACCTGAGGTTTCTGGGCCGTAGCGCCGTTATCAAAATACACAAGTGGTTTTCCGTTTACGGTTTGGGACAATATCGGGAATTGTGCTCTTACTTTTTGAACATCAAACATTTTACTACTACTAATTTCTGCAAATTTACATCTTGTTTATTTAAAATTGGTATAAATAAATGATAAAATATTAATATTCTCCTCCTGCTCCGCCACCGCTGAAACCTCCGCCACCAAAAGGCAGCTTACTTTCAGTTATAGGTGGTTTTGTTTCGGTTTGCATACTCAAAATAAGAGCCTGAGCATTTAAAAGCAAATTACTGTCGGAACCTCGCTCGGGTTTGAATGTGATTCCTATTTCTTTATCCTTCAATGCTCTAATCGTGACAAACGCGATCGCAAACAATACAATTCCGCCAAAAATCAGGACAATTTCCAAAGGGATTAACTGATAATAATACCGTATGGTGAAAATGGAAAAACTTAACGTTAACAAACCTACAATCAGCATTAATCGGTCTTTGGAATAAATCGCATAGCCAATATAAAACAGCGGGACGATAAACGTCAGCCCATAAAACAAAAATGCCAGCGGAATATCGCCGCCCTCTTCAACCACAATACCCATCAGATTTTGTGAAAGTTCGCGAACAACCATGTAATTAACCGAAAAATATCCCAACACCAAAGCGAAACCTTTTAAGATACGAAAAGCATTCGCATACAGATAATATTTCAGATTAGCGTTCAATTTAAGATACAGCGCATAAATAGCAATGGCCAGTAAGAAGCCCAGAAAAGGTAAAAACAAAGTATCTAGAAGATGGTATTCCGTAACCAGAATAAACAACAAGCCTGCCAATCCAAAACAACTTATCAAGGCCGATAAGGCATATATATAACGGATACAACACACTAACCCGAATATAATCATCGAAGCAAAGACCGGTAGGGCAGCTTCAAAAGAAACGCCTATAGCACAGAAAAAGGCAACTTGCATACATAAGATAAATGCATCGTCCAACCCGTGTCTATAGTATCCTTTTGCCGCTAAGAATTCGGTTCCAACAAGACCGATTAGTACGTCAAAGTATAGTAACATATTATAACTATCGACATTATCTCCCATTAACAGACTCAGGAAAACAGCTAGCGAACCCACTGCAGAAGAAAACAGAAAACACCCCAACAAGAAAAAACCGAAACGCATCAACAGGTTCCCATTAGAATGCAGAATCGGGATTTTGGCAGCTATTTCGACCAATTGCGCTTTGGAAATGAATTTTTTTTCATATAAGGATTTTGATTCTGAAAGCAGGGCCTCGTTTTCCACTGTTGTTTTATCGTATGCTATCATTTCGCTTCTTGTTAAAATTACGAACCAACTTGATGAATAAAAGTATTGAACCGACCACATAAACCGGGGAAAGCATCATCGCAAACTGATACAGATCAGCCGAATCCACATACTCTATAAATTTGTACAATAGGATATTCAGACCGATATACCCGTAAACTAATGAAAACACAAAAAAAGAAACCGCTTTCAGTTGGTGACCGATACGGTAAAAATAATAGACTCCCCCAGCCATAACAGGTATAAAAGCAACCCAATAAGTTTCCAGTAACCCTGCAATACTAGACAATCCTATCAAATGCTGTGCGAAAGTGTAATACACGAAATGAAAGTGTTTTTTCAGGTTAGACCGAAGAGAATATATGGTCCAGAGAATGATCAGAACACCGAGCGCCACTCCGTAATAACTGAGTGTGGGATTGGAATAAATTTCGTTTTCAAAAACAGTTTTGGGCGTGAGGGTGATTCCGACAAAGGCTGTCAAAGCAGTAATGCCCATTGAGAGTACCATCCTACTGTCGAAATAATAGGCGAATGCGAAACAAAATGCGGCTGACATTAGGGAAACCAAACCGAAATCATTGCCAAAAACAGCGAATTGGTATTGAAGGTAGCCTATAAAAATACAACCAAGAATACTGCCCGTAAGCACAACATAATCGTAAATGGGATTATCGAAAAGCACTCCCTCTTTCGAAAATCCCTTGGCTCTTTTGAAACTGAAGTAAAAACACACCAGCATCAGCGAAAAATTCACTGCCAAAATAGTGATGTGCCCGATACTGTCAATGTTTTTATAAACCAAAGTTCCTACCCCGCCCGTAAACAAGAGCACCGACAAATACATCAGGAAAAGCAGTTCGGTGTTCAGGGAAAAAATTCCTAAGTCATTGTATTCTTTTACTTCCCGATGCTGCGCCTCCGAAATAAAGTCTTTCTCGGCAAGCTTTTCGACAATCACTTCTTCCTGTTTATCCATACGATAAGAATTTGATATGTCTAAATTTACGACAAAATCTTACACAATTAACAGGAATAAAAAAACCGCCTGTTACAGCGGTTTTCTTCTTATTTGATATAGTTTTCTCTCTTACAAATCAAATCCCATGTTCACACCAAGCTTTGCAGCGATGATTTTGGCGATTTTAGCCTTTAATTCCGGTATTTTGATACTGGAGGTCACTTCGCTGGTGAACGCGTACATAAGAAGCGCTTTTGCCTCTTTTTTCGGGATTCCTCGCTGTTGCATGTAGAACATCGCGTTTTCATCCAACTGACCGATTGTACAACCGTGGGAACATTTCACGTCGTCCGCGAAAATTTCCAATTGCGGTTTTGCGTTAATCGTTGCTTTGTCGCTCAATAAAATATTGTTGTTCTGCTGGAAAGCATCTGTTTTCTGCGCTTCTTTTTCCACGAAGATTTTTCCGTTGAACACCCCTGTGGATTGTCCGTCCAAAATAGTTTTGTAGTTCTGGTGGCTCTCGCAGTTCGGTTGCTCGTGGTTCACTAAAGTATAGTGATCTACGTGCTGTTTGTCGCCAATGATTGTAATTCCTTTCAACGTAGAATCAATTCTTTCCCCATGGTGGTAGAAATTCAAATTGTTACGAGTAAGGTTTCCTCCGAAAGAGAACGTATGCACAGCAACGCGGCTTTCCTGTTTTTGTGAAATATATGTATTGTCAATCAGGTTCGCCGTCTGTACATCATTCTGAATTTTGTAGTAATCCACAATAGCGCGCTTTTGGGCGAAAATCTCGGTAACCGAATTGGTCAGCACCGGATTGTCATTCAGACTCTGATGACGCTCCACGATCTGTACGTGTGCGTTTTCACCAACGATAACAAGATTTCTCGGCTGTACCATCAATGCGGCTTCATTGCCGGTTGAGAAATAAATAATTTCAATCGGTTTGTCAACCACCCTGCTTTTTGGGATATTGATGTAAGCGCCTTCAAACGCAAAAGCCGTGTTCAACGTCGTTAGGCTTTCATCTTTGCTGGCCACCTGATTGAAGTAAGTATCAATCACCATTTTGTATTTTGGTTTGGTCAGTGCCGAAGACATCAAGCAAACATCCAATCCGTCGTGCGTAGTGGAAGATAAAAAGGTATTGAAAATCCCGTCTACAAAGATTACTTTATAGGTATCTAAATCGTTCAGGAAATATTTCTTTACATCTTTGATATCGATGTTATTTTCCTTTTTCGGGAAGATGCTGAAATC encodes the following:
- the hflX gene encoding GTPase HflX; this translates as MLEKVTHNFEKTVIVGIVTQQQNEDKLNEYLDELEFLTFTAGGEVVKRFSQKMDKPNPKTFVGTGKMEEINLYIKENDVATVIFDDELTPAQQKNITKILDCKVLDRTNLILDIFAQRAETSYARTQVELAQCQYLLPRLSGMWTHLERQRGGIGMRGPGETEIETDRRIVRDRIALLKEKIKTIDKQMSVQRSNRGAMVRVALVGYTNVGKSTLMNAVGKSDVFVENKLFATLDTTVRKVVIKNLPFLLSDTVGFIRKLPTQLVESFKSTLDEVREADLLLHVVDISHADFEDHITSVNQILQDIKSADKPTIMVFNKIDSYKHLTIAEDDLITEKTTKHYTLEEWKNTWMSKVGEDHALFISAKKKENFEEFREKAYEAVREIHITRFPYNKFLYPDYKDAIEKEDE
- a CDS encoding DUF3078 domain-containing protein; this translates as MKKRITLLLCFIGIISSSAQEVIVQDTTKNWMTKGNASLLFNQSSFNHWVSGGEDSFAGNLGVNYDFNYKKDDWTWDNKIIAAYGLVKTANSAFEKKTDDRLELYSLLGKKAKGYWSYSFFANFKTQFTVGYIYDKDANGTEIRTEYSDFLSPGYLTFGPGMLWKKNDNIRFNIAPLTSKFTFVDSGHTLPNEAYFGVKEGESMRYELGAYVAGYYKIIIMANVSIENILSLYSNYLEDTQNVDLDYQMNVVMKINKYLTTNFAFQTIYDDNAFRGFQTRQVFGLAVNFGF
- a CDS encoding DUF2480 family protein, whose amino-acid sequence is MDEIVNRVANSALQVFDLEDYFPKHPIVELDVSQWLFGGFILKETEFRDHLKNHDWSQYKDVYVALYCSEEAILPAWAYSLVAVFLQPFALKVVNGTKKELLLTVYQETLESLDYAPFQGKPLILKGCSNKPVPQEVYVLAVQKLMLFAKSIMFGEACSSVPLYKKK
- a CDS encoding SUF system Fe-S cluster assembly protein, which translates into the protein MEEFNDTINLGEDVVKVLKGIYDPEIPVDIYELGLIYDVMINEDNEVKILMTLTSPNCPVAETLPMEVEEKIKSIDAVKSCEVEITFDPPWSKDLMSEEAKLELGML
- a CDS encoding SufE family protein — encoded protein: MTIKEIQNEIIDEFSMFDDWDERFQYVIDLGKDLPLIDEQFKTDENTIKGCQSKVWVHAEEKNGNIIFTADSDAIITKGIIAILVRAFSNQSPKSILDADTAFIDEIGLKEHLSPTRANGLVSMIKQIKMYALAFQAKN
- a CDS encoding aminotransferase class V-fold PLP-dependent enzyme, yielding MFDVQKVRAQFPILSQTVNGKPLVYFDNGATAQKPQVVIDAISQYYSEINANIHRGVHTLSQLATDAYEVSRNTIQAHLNAKHNHEIIFTSGTTQGINLVANGFASIVKAGDEVMVSALEHHSNIVPWQFLCERTGAKLVVIPMDDKGELIISEFDKLLSEKTKIVAVNHISNALGTVNPIKYIIDKAHGVGAAVLIDGAQATPHLRPDVQELDCDFYVFSGHKVCGPTGVGILYGKESWLNQLPPYQGGGEMIKEVTFEKTTYADLPHKFEAGTPNIVGGIVLGKAIDYLNDIGFGNIAKYEQELLEYGTKRLMEIEGLKIYGTGENKASVISFNIEGIHPYDIGTIIDKLGIAVRTGHHCTQPIMNYFNIPGTIRASFAFYNTKEEIDIFVEAVKKAQRMLS
- a CDS encoding DUF2157 domain-containing protein produces the protein MDKQEEVIVEKLAEKDFISEAQHREVKEYNDLGIFSLNTELLFLMYLSVLLFTGGVGTLVYKNIDSIGHITILAVNFSLMLVCFYFSFKRAKGFSKEGVLFDNPIYDYVVLTGSILGCIFIGYLQYQFAVFGNDFGLVSLMSAAFCFAFAYYFDSRMVLSMGITALTAFVGITLTPKTVFENEIYSNPTLSYYGVALGVLIILWTIYSLRSNLKKHFHFVYYTFAQHLIGLSSIAGLLETYWVAFIPVMAGGVYYFYRIGHQLKAVSFFVFSLVYGYIGLNILLYKFIEYVDSADLYQFAMMLSPVYVVGSILLFIKLVRNFNKKRNDSIR
- the sufD gene encoding Fe-S cluster assembly protein SufD, with the translated sequence MELREKLLASFMAFEEKVDVADALHNVRTEALKNFEEKGFPTKKEEAWKYTSLNALLKNDFSIFPKKENNIDIKDVKKYFLNDLDTYKVIFVDGIFNTFLSSTTHDGLDVCLMSSALTKPKYKMVIDTYFNQVASKDESLTTLNTAFAFEGAYINIPKSRVVDKPIEIIYFSTGNEAALMVQPRNLVIVGENAHVQIVERHQSLNDNPVLTNSVTEIFAQKRAIVDYYKIQNDVQTANLIDNTYISQKQESRVAVHTFSFGGNLTRNNLNFYHHGERIDSTLKGITIIGDKQHVDHYTLVNHEQPNCESHQNYKTILDGQSTGVFNGKIFVEKEAQKTDAFQQNNNILLSDKATINAKPQLEIFADDVKCSHGCTIGQLDENAMFYMQQRGIPKKEAKALLMYAFTSEVTSSIKIPELKAKIAKIIAAKLGVNMGFDL